The Cellulomonas wangleii genome includes a region encoding these proteins:
- the ruvX gene encoding Holliday junction resolvase RuvX, producing the protein MPSDRDDRDAVTRAVRLAVDVGSVRVGVASSDPDGTLATPVATLARAAGKPASTAADVAAIAQEARERGADVVYVGLPRHLSGAEGSSAGLARAYAVALAHAVGPVQVRLVDERMSTVSAHQALQAAGRSGRRHRQVVDQAAAVVILQHALDTERSTGRRPGERVEVDPGRSATARRGVAGDGTTTVE; encoded by the coding sequence GTGCCGAGCGACCGGGACGACCGCGACGCCGTGACGCGCGCCGTGCGGCTGGCGGTGGACGTCGGGTCCGTGCGCGTCGGGGTCGCCTCGAGCGACCCCGACGGCACGCTCGCGACGCCCGTGGCGACGCTGGCGCGTGCCGCCGGGAAGCCGGCCTCGACCGCCGCGGACGTCGCCGCGATCGCGCAGGAGGCGCGCGAGCGGGGTGCCGATGTGGTGTACGTCGGGCTCCCGCGGCACCTCTCGGGCGCCGAGGGGTCGTCGGCGGGCCTCGCGCGCGCGTACGCTGTCGCACTGGCGCACGCGGTCGGGCCCGTCCAGGTCCGGCTCGTGGATGAGCGGATGAGCACGGTGTCCGCGCATCAGGCGCTTCAGGCGGCCGGCCGATCCGGACGCCGCCACCGGCAGGTCGTCGACCAGGCGGCCGCGGTGGTGATCCTGCAGCACGCGCTGGACACGGAGAGATCCACGGGTCGTCGGCCCGGGGAACGGGTCGAGGTGGACCCCGGCCGATCCGCGACGGCGCGCCGGGGGGTTGCGGGCGACGGCACGACGACTGTGGAGTGA
- a CDS encoding type II secretion system protein encodes MRGLRRRLLAAGDRGMTLPEVLVTTMLLGFLSALILGLVSSFSQTFSRDRAAADSTTVAAAGMKELTRVVRSGTELRLLGGGAAPSPVFVEAGANALTMFAYIDTQATSPKPVKVRFSIDAQRRLVETRWAATSTAAPWSFVATGAPTQTRPIARLIPVGADPLFQYLDASNTPLTIPASGFTTDQLRSIAAVRVTLTVQADDTERADPVQIHNAVGIPNRGISRVRP; translated from the coding sequence ATGCGCGGCCTGCGCCGGCGCCTGCTGGCGGCCGGGGACCGCGGGATGACGCTGCCCGAGGTGCTCGTGACCACGATGCTCCTGGGCTTCCTGAGCGCGCTGATCCTGGGACTCGTCTCCTCGTTCTCGCAGACGTTCTCGCGCGACCGGGCGGCGGCCGACTCGACGACGGTCGCCGCGGCGGGCATGAAGGAGCTCACCCGCGTGGTGCGTTCGGGCACCGAGCTGCGGCTCCTCGGCGGGGGCGCGGCACCCTCGCCGGTCTTCGTCGAGGCCGGGGCCAACGCCCTGACGATGTTCGCGTACATCGACACGCAGGCCACGAGCCCGAAGCCGGTGAAGGTCCGGTTCTCGATCGACGCGCAGCGACGCCTCGTCGAGACGCGGTGGGCGGCGACGTCGACCGCCGCACCGTGGTCGTTCGTCGCGACGGGCGCCCCGACGCAGACACGTCCGATCGCCCGCCTGATCCCCGTGGGTGCGGACCCGCTGTTCCAGTACCTCGACGCGAGCAACACGCCGCTGACGATCCCCGCGAGCGGGTTCACCACCGACCAGCTGCGCTCGATCGCCGCCGTCCGGGTCACCCTGACGGTCCAGGCGGACGACACGGAGCGCGCCGATCCCGTCCAGATCCACAATGCCGTCGGCATCCCCAACCGGGGCATCTCTCGAGTGAGGCCGTGA
- the mltG gene encoding endolytic transglycosylase MltG has product MSNQTEWWAPVKSDESVSELFGGDRTAPAPGAPEPRRRSRASGRKREERLRKQRRRRTISVLVVALVLVAGACYVVLSLMGGSLFGGSAQSTEVTDYQGPGRPGAPTIVISPGDSGAAIATTLHAAGIVASEGAFREAFDNNPDADGIQPGSYQLLLEMKAEDAVRALLDPKSRVSMKVTIPEGFSAEDIYTRINKVTLIPIEDLRAAAEGDPAAIGLPAEAGGKVEGWLFPSTYQVEPNTSAAAVLATMVAKTVETLTAKGVPQDQWQEVLTKASLVEREAKMHEDRPIMARAIQNRLDRGMTLDIDASVAYGLGISGTQLTRENTQDPSNPYNTYKHMGLPPTPIASPGTVSIDAVLNPAPGNWVFWVAIDLETGETRFAETYDEHQENVALLRQWQAEHSG; this is encoded by the coding sequence GTGAGCAACCAGACGGAGTGGTGGGCCCCGGTGAAGTCGGACGAGAGCGTGAGCGAGCTGTTCGGCGGTGACCGGACCGCGCCCGCGCCCGGCGCGCCCGAGCCGCGTCGACGCTCCCGCGCGTCCGGCCGCAAGCGCGAGGAGCGCCTGCGCAAGCAGCGCCGCCGCCGGACGATCTCCGTGCTGGTGGTCGCGCTGGTCCTCGTGGCGGGCGCCTGCTACGTCGTGCTCTCGCTGATGGGCGGCTCGCTGTTCGGCGGCTCGGCGCAGTCCACGGAGGTCACGGACTACCAGGGACCCGGCCGGCCGGGTGCGCCGACGATCGTCATCAGCCCCGGCGACTCCGGTGCGGCCATCGCCACCACGCTGCACGCCGCCGGCATCGTCGCGTCCGAGGGTGCGTTCCGCGAGGCGTTCGACAACAACCCGGACGCGGACGGGATCCAGCCCGGCTCGTACCAGCTGCTGCTGGAGATGAAGGCCGAGGACGCCGTGCGGGCCCTGCTTGACCCGAAGAGCCGGGTCTCGATGAAGGTGACGATCCCCGAGGGCTTCTCCGCCGAGGACATCTACACCCGCATCAACAAGGTCACGCTCATCCCGATCGAGGACCTGCGCGCCGCGGCCGAGGGCGACCCCGCCGCGATCGGTCTGCCGGCCGAGGCGGGCGGCAAGGTCGAGGGCTGGCTGTTCCCGTCGACGTACCAGGTCGAGCCGAACACGTCCGCCGCCGCGGTGCTCGCGACGATGGTCGCCAAGACCGTCGAGACGCTCACCGCCAAGGGCGTCCCGCAGGACCAGTGGCAGGAGGTCCTGACCAAGGCGTCGCTCGTGGAGCGCGAGGCCAAGATGCACGAGGACCGGCCGATCATGGCGCGCGCCATCCAGAACCGTCTGGACCGCGGCATGACGCTCGACATCGACGCCTCCGTCGCCTACGGCCTGGGCATCTCCGGCACGCAGCTCACGCGGGAGAACACCCAGGACCCGTCCAACCCGTACAACACCTACAAGCACATGGGGCTGCCGCCGACTCCGATCGCCTCGCCGGGCACCGTGTCGATCGACGCGGTCCTGAACCCCGCGCCCGGCAACTGGGTGTTCTGGGTCGCGATCGACCTCGAGACCGGGGAGACGCGGTTCGCCGAGACGTACGACGAGCACCAGGAGAACGTCGCGCTGCTGCGCCAGTGGCAGGCGGAGCACTCCGGGTGA
- a CDS encoding shikimate dehydrogenase, with protein sequence MTSAARRAAVLGHPVAHSLSPVLHRAAYTALGLDGWRYDAVDVTQDALPALLADLDDSWAGLSLTMPLKQTVIALLDHVEPLAEVVGAVNTVLPQGSGAGRMLTGANTDVHGIVAALGEAGVTGGVATAAVVGAGATASSTLAALAQLGCPTPRVYVRSQARAGALLRAAHRMGVEPRLCRLDDAAGEVGRCDVVVSTLPAHAADPLAAALPASVGGALLDVCYDPRPTALSAAWAARGGRVVGGERMLLHQAAEQVRLMTGRTAPVAAMDVALSGALAPVG encoded by the coding sequence GTGACGTCCGCCGCCCGTCGCGCCGCGGTGCTGGGGCACCCCGTGGCGCACTCGTTGTCACCCGTGCTGCACCGAGCCGCCTACACCGCGCTCGGGCTCGACGGCTGGCGCTACGACGCCGTCGACGTGACGCAGGACGCGCTGCCCGCCCTCCTGGCGGACCTCGACGACTCCTGGGCCGGCCTGAGCCTCACGATGCCGCTCAAGCAGACCGTGATCGCGCTGCTCGACCACGTCGAGCCGCTCGCGGAGGTGGTGGGCGCCGTCAACACGGTGCTGCCGCAGGGCTCGGGTGCCGGGCGCATGCTCACGGGAGCCAACACCGACGTGCACGGGATCGTCGCCGCGCTGGGGGAGGCGGGGGTCACCGGGGGAGTGGCCACGGCCGCCGTCGTCGGGGCGGGCGCCACCGCGTCCTCCACCCTGGCCGCGCTGGCCCAGCTGGGCTGCCCCACACCGCGCGTCTACGTGCGCTCCCAGGCCCGCGCCGGGGCCCTGTTGCGCGCTGCGCACCGGATGGGTGTCGAACCGCGGCTGTGCCGGCTGGACGACGCGGCGGGGGAGGTCGGGCGCTGCGACGTGGTCGTGAGCACGCTGCCCGCGCACGCGGCCGACCCGTTGGCGGCGGCGCTGCCGGCGAGCGTCGGCGGTGCGCTGCTCGACGTCTGCTACGACCCGCGCCCCACGGCGCTGTCCGCCGCGTGGGCCGCACGCGGGGGCCGTGTCGTGGGCGGTGAGCGGATGCTGCTGCACCAGGCGGCGGAGCAGGTGCGGCTCATGACCGGGCGCACGGCGCCCGTGGCGGCGATGGACGTCGCGCTGAGCGGGGCGCTCGCACCCGTCGGCTGA
- a CDS encoding prepilin peptidase: MPVILLGIAALLGLAIGSFLNVVVWRVPRDESVVRPASACPSCGHAIRARDNVPVVSWLLLRARCRDCGEPISVRYPAVELATCVLFVLGTWWLLGRPDGLWLLPVVWYLIAIGVALTLIDLDVHRLPDRIVLPSYVVVGVLLALASAGTGQWDALLRAAIGMAALWTFYFALVMIYPRGMGFGDVKLSGVLGMVLAWFGWGPLVVGAFAAFLCGGVFALGLVVLRRAGRKSQVPFGPWMLLGATIGVVAGQQIWDAYLRATLGG; this comes from the coding sequence GTGCCCGTGATCCTCCTGGGGATCGCCGCCCTCCTGGGGCTGGCGATCGGCTCCTTCCTCAACGTCGTCGTCTGGCGCGTCCCCCGGGACGAGTCGGTGGTGCGACCGGCCAGCGCCTGCCCGTCCTGCGGGCACGCCATCCGGGCGCGGGACAACGTGCCCGTCGTGTCGTGGCTCCTGCTGCGGGCACGCTGCCGGGACTGCGGCGAGCCCATCTCCGTGCGGTACCCGGCCGTCGAGCTCGCGACCTGCGTCCTGTTCGTCCTGGGGACCTGGTGGCTGCTGGGCCGTCCCGACGGGCTGTGGCTCCTGCCGGTCGTGTGGTACCTCATCGCCATCGGCGTCGCCCTGACCCTCATCGACCTCGACGTGCACCGCCTGCCCGACAGGATCGTGCTGCCGTCCTACGTCGTGGTCGGGGTCCTGCTCGCCCTCGCCAGCGCGGGGACCGGGCAGTGGGACGCGCTGCTGCGCGCGGCCATCGGCATGGCGGCGCTGTGGACGTTCTACTTCGCCCTGGTCATGATCTACCCCCGCGGCATGGGCTTCGGTGACGTGAAGCTCTCGGGCGTGCTGGGCATGGTCCTCGCGTGGTTCGGCTGGGGACCCCTCGTCGTGGGCGCCTTCGCGGCGTTCCTGTGCGGCGGGGTCTTCGCCCTCGGGCTGGTCGTCCTGCGCCGGGCCGGCCGCAAGTCGCAGGTGCCGTTCGGGCCCTGGATGCTCCTGGGCGCCACGATCGGGGTCGTCGCGGGGCAGCAGATCTGGGACGCCTACCTCCGCGCGACGCTGGGCGGCTGA
- a CDS encoding type II secretion system F family protein: MAVMRTYEYELSDRSGKVVKGRIDAQNEEAVANRLRSMGMAPIAIHEVSTTGLQTELSIPGFGDRVKLKDLAVMARQLATMISAGLSLLRALSILSEQTESKPLAKALGTVRSDVETGGALSESMSKHKEVFPPLMIHMIRSGEIGGFLEDALTSVAENYESEVKLRAQIKSAMTYPVVVFAMAILAVVGMLLFIVPVFEKMFSDLGGSLPAPTQFLVFLSGVMKWLAPLLAVLGIAFSVWWRKHKNDDAIRSRVQPLTLRTPVFGPLFSKVAIARFTRNFGTMLGAGVPILQALDIVGETSGNWTIEVAVRDIQQGVRQGQPMSTPLAKHAVFPPMVVQMITTGEDAGALEQMLKKIAVFYDEEVAATTEQLTSLIEPLMIAVLGVIIGGMIVALYMPIFSIFELVQ, encoded by the coding sequence ATGGCTGTCATGCGCACGTACGAGTACGAGCTGTCCGACCGCAGCGGCAAGGTCGTCAAGGGCAGGATCGACGCCCAGAACGAGGAGGCCGTCGCCAACCGGCTGCGCTCGATGGGCATGGCGCCGATCGCGATCCACGAGGTCTCGACGACCGGCCTGCAGACGGAGCTGTCGATCCCCGGGTTCGGCGACCGCGTCAAGCTCAAGGACCTCGCGGTCATGGCGCGCCAGCTCGCGACGATGATCAGCGCGGGTCTGTCGCTGCTGCGGGCCCTGTCGATCCTCTCGGAGCAGACGGAGAGCAAGCCGCTGGCCAAGGCGTTGGGCACGGTGCGCTCGGACGTCGAGACCGGCGGTGCGCTGTCGGAGTCGATGTCGAAGCACAAGGAGGTCTTCCCTCCGCTGATGATCCACATGATCCGCTCGGGCGAGATCGGCGGGTTCCTCGAGGACGCGCTCACCTCGGTCGCGGAGAACTACGAGTCCGAGGTCAAGCTCCGCGCGCAGATCAAGTCCGCCATGACGTACCCGGTGGTGGTGTTCGCCATGGCGATCCTCGCCGTCGTCGGCATGCTGCTGTTCATCGTCCCGGTGTTCGAGAAGATGTTCAGCGACCTGGGTGGATCCCTGCCGGCGCCCACGCAGTTCCTCGTGTTCCTCTCCGGGGTCATGAAGTGGCTCGCGCCCCTCCTGGCGGTGCTGGGCATCGCCTTCTCGGTGTGGTGGCGCAAGCACAAGAATGACGACGCGATCCGCTCCCGCGTGCAGCCCCTCACGCTGCGGACCCCCGTGTTCGGCCCGCTGTTCAGCAAGGTCGCGATCGCGCGGTTCACCCGCAACTTCGGCACCATGCTGGGTGCCGGCGTCCCGATCCTGCAGGCCCTGGACATCGTGGGGGAGACGTCCGGCAACTGGACGATCGAGGTCGCGGTGCGCGACATCCAGCAGGGCGTGCGGCAGGGCCAGCCGATGTCGACGCCGCTGGCCAAGCACGCCGTGTTCCCGCCGATGGTCGTGCAGATGATCACCACCGGTGAGGACGCCGGTGCGCTGGAGCAGATGCTCAAGAAGATCGCGGTCTTCTACGACGAGGAGGTCGCGGCCACGACCGAGCAGCTCACCTCGCTCATCGAACCCCTCATGATCGCGGTCCTCGGCGTCATCATCGGCGGCATGATCGTCGCCCTCTACATGCCGATCTTCAGCATCTTCGAGCTGGTGCAGTGA
- a CDS encoding PilT/PilU family type 4a pilus ATPase, whose product MSETYRAASGEPSRPLPPYRPAGPQAAPPGTYGSATYQPMPSQSHVPAGPPPGHASRGYPGVPAGSVPPPAHQPAARVLTPAGAPGGPAAGGAGGPAPAGGAGPSGPSRGGTRVAEQGDVAIDAVLHEMHRLGASDVHLTAGTPPMVRISGALRPLEQFGVMTPEPLRRSLYAFLTQKQREKFEANLELDLSHAVRGLARFRVNLYQQRESVGAAFRVIPYEIKPLEDLGVPSSVGSFAGLPRGLVLVTGPTGSGKSTTLASIIDLANRTREDHIMTVEDPIEFLHRHKKCIVNQREVGADTHSFANALKHVLRQDPDIILVGEMRDLETISVALTAAETGHLVFATLHTQDAAQTIDRVIDVFPSGQQAQIRTQLAAAIQGVVCQTLAKKANGTGRVVATEVMIATPAIRNLVREGKTHQIYSAMQAGADQGMHTMDQHLAELVKRGKITYEVGLEKAHHVEDFNKLVGRTAKVNQGASTLQANAFGNASGASLGGY is encoded by the coding sequence GTGAGTGAGACCTACAGGGCAGCGTCCGGGGAGCCCTCTCGGCCGTTGCCGCCGTACCGGCCGGCCGGACCGCAGGCAGCACCGCCCGGGACGTACGGCTCGGCGACGTACCAGCCGATGCCCTCGCAGAGCCACGTGCCCGCGGGGCCGCCCCCCGGGCACGCGTCCCGGGGCTACCCGGGGGTCCCCGCGGGCAGCGTGCCCCCGCCCGCGCACCAGCCCGCGGCGCGCGTCCTGACGCCCGCCGGAGCGCCCGGCGGACCCGCCGCGGGGGGTGCCGGCGGCCCCGCCCCGGCAGGCGGCGCCGGACCGTCGGGTCCGTCGCGTGGCGGTACGCGCGTCGCGGAGCAGGGCGACGTCGCCATCGACGCGGTGCTCCACGAGATGCACCGCCTGGGTGCCTCCGACGTCCACCTCACCGCCGGCACGCCGCCGATGGTCCGGATCTCGGGGGCGCTGCGCCCGCTCGAGCAGTTCGGCGTGATGACGCCCGAGCCGCTGCGCCGCAGCCTGTACGCGTTCCTCACCCAGAAGCAGCGCGAGAAGTTCGAGGCGAACCTCGAGCTGGACCTCTCCCACGCCGTGCGCGGCCTGGCGCGGTTCCGCGTGAACCTGTACCAGCAGCGGGAGTCCGTCGGTGCGGCGTTCCGCGTGATCCCGTACGAGATCAAGCCGCTGGAGGACCTGGGCGTGCCGTCGTCGGTCGGCTCGTTCGCCGGCCTGCCGCGCGGACTGGTCCTGGTGACGGGGCCGACCGGGTCCGGCAAGTCCACCACGCTCGCGTCGATCATCGACCTGGCGAACCGGACGCGCGAGGACCACATCATGACGGTCGAGGACCCCATCGAGTTCCTGCACCGGCACAAGAAGTGCATCGTCAACCAGCGTGAGGTCGGTGCCGACACCCACTCGTTCGCCAACGCGCTGAAGCACGTGCTGCGCCAGGACCCGGACATCATCCTCGTCGGTGAGATGCGCGACCTCGAGACCATCTCGGTCGCGCTGACCGCGGCCGAGACCGGGCACCTCGTCTTCGCGACGCTGCACACGCAGGACGCCGCCCAGACCATCGACCGCGTCATCGACGTCTTCCCCTCCGGGCAGCAGGCGCAGATCCGCACGCAGCTCGCGGCCGCGATCCAGGGCGTCGTCTGCCAGACCCTGGCCAAGAAGGCCAACGGGACGGGGCGGGTCGTCGCCACCGAGGTCATGATCGCCACGCCCGCCATCCGGAACCTGGTCCGCGAGGGCAAGACCCACCAGATCTACTCGGCGATGCAGGCGGGTGCCGACCAGGGCATGCACACGATGGACCAGCACCTGGCCGAGCTGGTCAAGCGCGGCAAGATCACCTACGAGGTCGGCCTGGAGAAGGCGCACCACGTCGAGGACTTCAACAAGCTGGTCGGCCGCACGGCCAAGGTCAACCAGGGCGCCTCGACCCTGCAGGCCAACGCCTTCGGCAACGCGTCCGGTGCGAGCCTGGGAGGCTACTGA
- a CDS encoding GspE/PulE family protein: MKQLGEILLTEGLVTEAQLLAAIDEQTVMGTSLGRTLVELGMLTEAQLVRALSAQVGMEFVDLDDYPVDRNAVALVSESVCRRHAVLPVALRDGAIVLATADPGNVVAVDDVRTLSGMRVIPVVATYDNVLRAIDRFCRADGEMENLSSAFVEETPEPEADLNRIGDVVDDDAPIVRFVNLLVTQAITDRASDIHIEPTEHDLRVRYRIDGVLHETQRAPKNITGGVVSRVKIMSDIDIAEKRKPQDGRMSVTHNGRKIDLRVATLPTVWGEKIVMRILDNSTASLDLRDLSFLEHNYQTYRESYTKPYGMILVTGPTGSGKSTTLYATLNAVSKPDINVITVEDPVEYRLPGINQVQVNPKAGLTFAAALRSILRSDPDVVLLGEIRDHETAQIAIEASLTGHLVLSTLHTNDAPSAVTRLTEMGIEPFLVGSALDCVVAQRLARRLCAKCKEPYRPTPTELEAARFPWVAGEPLPELYRPTGCVACSRTGYKGRLALHEVMQVTEDIERHAVAHSSSADIGATAVKQGMRRLREDGWYKVAAGDTSIEEILRVVA, from the coding sequence GTGAAGCAGCTCGGGGAGATCCTGCTGACCGAGGGTCTGGTGACGGAGGCGCAGCTGCTGGCGGCGATCGACGAGCAGACCGTGATGGGGACGTCGCTGGGACGCACGCTGGTCGAGCTGGGGATGCTCACGGAGGCGCAGCTGGTGCGGGCGCTGTCCGCCCAGGTGGGCATGGAGTTCGTCGACCTCGACGACTACCCCGTGGACCGCAACGCCGTGGCTCTCGTCTCCGAGAGCGTCTGCCGACGGCACGCCGTGCTGCCGGTCGCCCTGCGCGACGGTGCGATCGTCCTGGCCACGGCCGACCCCGGCAACGTGGTGGCCGTCGACGACGTGCGCACGCTGTCGGGCATGCGGGTCATCCCGGTGGTGGCGACCTACGACAACGTCCTGCGGGCGATCGACCGGTTCTGCCGCGCGGACGGCGAGATGGAGAACCTGTCCTCGGCTTTCGTCGAGGAGACGCCGGAGCCGGAGGCGGACCTCAACCGCATCGGCGACGTCGTCGACGACGACGCACCGATCGTGCGGTTCGTGAACCTGCTCGTGACCCAGGCGATCACCGACCGGGCGTCCGACATCCACATCGAGCCGACCGAGCACGACCTGCGGGTCCGGTACCGGATCGACGGCGTGCTGCACGAGACGCAGCGCGCCCCCAAGAACATCACCGGCGGCGTCGTCAGCCGCGTGAAGATCATGAGTGACATCGACATCGCGGAGAAGCGCAAGCCGCAGGACGGGCGCATGTCCGTCACCCACAACGGCCGCAAGATCGACCTGCGCGTGGCGACGCTGCCCACCGTGTGGGGCGAGAAGATCGTCATGCGCATCCTCGACAACTCCACGGCGAGCCTCGACCTGCGCGACCTGTCGTTCCTCGAGCACAACTACCAGACGTACCGCGAGTCCTACACCAAGCCCTACGGGATGATCCTGGTGACCGGCCCCACGGGGTCCGGGAAGTCGACGACGCTGTACGCCACGCTCAACGCGGTCTCCAAGCCGGACATCAACGTGATCACCGTCGAGGACCCCGTCGAGTACCGCCTGCCCGGGATCAACCAGGTGCAGGTCAACCCCAAGGCCGGCCTGACGTTCGCCGCGGCGCTGCGCTCGATCCTGCGGTCCGACCCCGACGTCGTCCTGCTCGGTGAGATCCGCGACCACGAGACGGCACAGATCGCGATCGAGGCGTCGCTCACGGGTCACCTCGTCCTGTCCACCCTGCACACCAACGACGCCCCGTCGGCCGTGACGCGACTGACGGAGATGGGGATCGAGCCGTTCCTGGTCGGGTCAGCCCTCGACTGCGTGGTGGCCCAGCGGCTCGCCCGCCGGCTCTGCGCGAAGTGCAAGGAGCCGTACCGGCCGACGCCCACAGAGCTCGAGGCGGCCCGCTTCCCGTGGGTGGCGGGAGAGCCGCTGCCCGAGCTGTACCGGCCCACCGGCTGCGTCGCGTGCTCGCGCACGGGGTACAAGGGGCGTCTCGCGCTGCACGAGGTCATGCAGGTCACGGAGGACATCGAGCGCCACGCCGTGGCGCACTCGTCGTCGGCCGACATCGGGGCGACCGCCGTCAAGCAGGGCATGCGTCGGCTGCGCGAGGACGGCTGGTACAAGGTCGCGGCCGGCGACACGTCCATCGAGGAGATCCTGCGCGTCGTGGCCTGA
- a CDS encoding PulJ/GspJ family protein, whose translation MLTWWHRWQRARSGDAGMGLPELLVAMMIFALVSTGLAYSLISTLSLTRDARARAVAANLAAEEIDLARDAADLFAMLDETRTVHLNGDEYTVNRTTQWVSDPGAEFTCGAGTGSGSLRYKRVNVTVTWGGMRDGVNPARSDTILTPDDHINDPTKGTILVSVLRADGTGNAGVAVTASPGVGSVISPTDSQGCTYILKVNPGTYTVTVQRAEHVNDAQLAAPTQSVVVAAGSTASVGFQLDEVATFTATMAPGAPAGTRLPTSTNFRTTFTNTYGNAAVVPFGGPGGTSQTYKLHPFTSGYAPFAGTCDLADPRAWPEDTSGPVPLVGTLPDPVAAPPGGTAAMSVPMGVVRVTPGGGRWLHATSEDPGCAVTYSFGEVLTGSGVSIALPYGSWRLQQSSSSSGTKSNISASQIVVPAPAVPERTTVAGSVVTLDPRTAVLP comes from the coding sequence GTGCTCACCTGGTGGCACCGTTGGCAGCGCGCCCGCTCCGGTGACGCCGGCATGGGCCTGCCCGAGCTCCTCGTCGCGATGATGATCTTCGCGCTCGTGAGCACCGGCCTGGCGTACTCCCTCATCAGCACTCTCAGCCTGACGCGCGACGCCCGGGCCCGCGCCGTCGCGGCGAACCTGGCCGCCGAGGAGATCGACCTCGCGCGGGACGCCGCGGACCTGTTCGCGATGCTCGACGAGACCCGCACCGTGCACCTCAACGGCGACGAGTACACCGTGAACCGCACGACGCAGTGGGTGTCCGACCCCGGCGCGGAGTTCACGTGCGGCGCCGGCACGGGCAGCGGCTCGCTGCGGTACAAGCGGGTCAACGTCACCGTCACCTGGGGCGGGATGCGCGACGGGGTGAACCCCGCGCGCAGCGACACGATCCTGACCCCGGACGACCACATCAACGACCCCACCAAGGGCACGATCCTCGTCTCGGTGCTGCGCGCCGACGGCACCGGCAACGCCGGGGTCGCCGTCACGGCGTCGCCCGGCGTGGGCTCGGTCATCAGCCCGACGGACTCCCAGGGCTGCACGTACATCCTCAAGGTCAACCCCGGCACGTACACCGTGACCGTGCAGCGCGCGGAGCACGTCAACGACGCGCAGCTCGCGGCGCCCACGCAGTCCGTCGTCGTCGCGGCGGGGTCCACGGCATCGGTCGGCTTCCAGCTCGACGAGGTCGCCACCTTCACGGCCACCATGGCGCCGGGTGCGCCGGCCGGGACGCGCCTGCCGACGAGCACGAACTTCCGCACGACCTTCACCAACACGTACGGCAACGCCGCCGTGGTCCCCTTCGGCGGACCGGGGGGGACGAGCCAGACCTACAAGCTCCACCCCTTCACGTCCGGGTACGCACCGTTCGCGGGGACGTGCGACCTGGCCGACCCCCGCGCCTGGCCCGAGGACACGAGCGGACCGGTGCCCCTCGTGGGCACGCTGCCCGACCCCGTCGCCGCGCCGCCCGGCGGGACCGCCGCGATGTCGGTGCCGATGGGCGTGGTGCGCGTGACGCCCGGGGGCGGGCGGTGGCTGCACGCCACCTCGGAGGACCCCGGGTGCGCGGTGACCTACTCGTTCGGCGAGGTCCTCACGGGCTCGGGCGTGAGCATCGCCCTGCCGTACGGGTCCTGGCGGCTGCAGCAGTCGAGCAGCTCCTCCGGCACCAAGAGCAACATCTCCGCGTCCCAGATCGTGGTGCCCGCCCCGGCCGTGCCGGAACGCACGACCGTGGCCGGCAGCGTCGTGACGTTAGACCCGCGCACGGCGGTGCTGCCGTGA
- a CDS encoding prepilin-type N-terminal cleavage/methylation domain-containing protein, whose protein sequence is MMARVRTTMQKRAEGEKGFTLIELLVVIIIIGILAAIAIPAFLSQRTRGWVAQVESDLKNAAIAAETYAVGNNGSYENLVEGDADEVSLGANGYNATQDVTVSVDAATETGFVLSAVHANLDAKSWTYDSATGVIEEESGE, encoded by the coding sequence ATGATGGCTCGCGTCCGTACCACCATGCAGAAGCGCGCCGAGGGTGAGAAGGGCTTCACGCTCATCGAGCTCCTCGTCGTCATCATCATCATCGGCATCCTCGCCGCGATCGCCATCCCGGCGTTCCTCAGCCAGCGCACCCGCGGCTGGGTCGCGCAGGTCGAGTCCGACCTGAAGAACGCGGCCATCGCGGCCGAGACGTACGCCGTGGGCAACAACGGCTCGTACGAGAACCTGGTCGAGGGCGACGCGGACGAGGTGTCGCTGGGCGCGAACGGCTACAACGCGACCCAGGACGTCACGGTGTCCGTCGACGCGGCGACCGAGACCGGCTTCGTGCTGTCGGCCGTGCACGCGAACCTGGACGCCAAGTCCTGGACGTACGACAGCGCGACCGGCGTCATCGAAGAGGAGTCCGGCGAGTGA